A single genomic interval of Rosistilla ulvae harbors:
- a CDS encoding glycosyltransferase family 4 protein encodes MRIAWISYGFEELCVQNVNALAEEHEVLLVMPHPQPGETQYAISDRVQHFGFDEPRLRQPLRQLSCVAAIRRQIDAFKPDVVHFQQGHMWFNTALRSLKRYPLVATIHDPRHHAGDMSSRKTPQWVMDYGFRKADHVIVHGEALAAQVQQLFGFASDRVHVVAHVAMGQVEGATDVAEEPHNVLFFGRIWDYKGLEYLIAAEPMIAAEVPDAKIVIAGRGDDFSRYQKLIGDSPRFEIHNRWISDQQRAEFFQRAAIVVLPYTEATQSGVVPVAQMYAKPVVATRVGALAECVLDRQTGLLVPPRDPQALAAAIIQLLKDPAQRRALGDAGFDRLQAEASPAVVARQTVAVYEQAIVDRQRGSKPSPAQASAAQPTQTLGSPSHVNQ; translated from the coding sequence ATGCGAATCGCTTGGATATCATACGGGTTCGAAGAGCTGTGCGTGCAGAACGTCAATGCGCTCGCCGAAGAGCACGAGGTGCTGTTGGTGATGCCGCACCCGCAGCCAGGGGAAACGCAATACGCGATCTCCGACCGTGTGCAGCACTTCGGTTTTGACGAGCCACGGTTGCGTCAGCCGCTGCGGCAGCTGAGCTGTGTCGCGGCGATCCGTCGCCAGATCGATGCCTTCAAACCGGACGTGGTCCATTTCCAACAGGGACACATGTGGTTCAACACTGCCTTGCGATCGCTGAAACGCTATCCGTTGGTGGCGACGATCCACGACCCGCGGCACCACGCCGGCGACATGTCGTCGCGGAAGACGCCGCAGTGGGTGATGGATTACGGATTTCGCAAAGCCGATCATGTGATCGTGCATGGGGAGGCGTTGGCCGCTCAAGTGCAGCAGTTATTCGGTTTCGCCAGCGATCGCGTGCACGTCGTCGCTCATGTCGCGATGGGCCAAGTTGAAGGCGCGACCGACGTCGCCGAAGAGCCTCACAATGTGTTGTTCTTCGGGAGGATCTGGGACTACAAGGGCTTGGAATATCTGATTGCGGCCGAGCCGATGATCGCCGCAGAAGTCCCCGATGCGAAGATCGTAATCGCGGGGCGAGGCGACGATTTTTCGCGGTACCAGAAACTGATCGGTGATTCGCCGCGGTTCGAGATCCACAACCGATGGATCAGCGATCAGCAGCGGGCTGAATTTTTTCAACGCGCCGCCATCGTGGTTCTCCCTTATACCGAAGCGACGCAAAGTGGAGTCGTCCCGGTCGCGCAGATGTATGCCAAACCGGTCGTCGCCACGCGCGTTGGCGCGTTGGCCGAATGCGTGCTCGATCGGCAGACCGGTTTGCTCGTCCCGCCACGCGATCCGCAAGCCTTGGCGGCGGCGATCATTCAACTGTTAAAAGACCCTGCCCAACGGCGGGCCTTGGGAGATGCTGGATTCGATCGCTTGCAAGCCGAAGCCTCGCCCGCGGTTGTCGCGCGGCAGACGGTTGCGGTTTATGAGCAAGCGATCGTCGATCGGCAGCGCGGATCCAAACCTTCGCCGGCGCAAGCGTCCGCAGCGCAGCCAACGCAAACTTTAGGGAGCCCCAGTCATGTCAACCAATAG
- a CDS encoding acyltransferase, giving the protein MHHATAIVETDTIGPETNVWAYAHVMPGAIVGNRVNIGDHAFVEGGAVIGDNVTLKNSVCVWEGITIEDDCFIGPAVTFTNDRNPRSPRMDAAAARYAQGKSWLVKTVVRRGCSIGAASTICPGLDLGTFAMIAAGSVVTRDVPAFALVMGSPARRVADVCSCGQRLPGKFDDCDCEACGETATQRVQRGFK; this is encoded by the coding sequence ATGCACCACGCCACTGCAATCGTTGAAACCGACACCATCGGCCCTGAAACCAATGTTTGGGCCTATGCCCATGTGATGCCCGGCGCTATCGTCGGAAACCGAGTTAACATCGGTGATCATGCGTTCGTCGAAGGGGGCGCGGTTATTGGTGACAACGTCACGCTTAAGAACAGCGTTTGTGTCTGGGAAGGGATCACAATCGAAGACGATTGTTTTATCGGCCCAGCGGTCACGTTCACCAACGATCGCAACCCTCGCTCGCCACGCATGGACGCCGCCGCCGCGCGTTACGCCCAAGGGAAGTCGTGGTTGGTCAAGACCGTTGTCCGCCGCGGTTGTTCGATTGGCGCGGCGTCGACGATTTGCCCCGGATTGGACCTGGGAACCTTTGCGATGATCGCCGCTGGCAGCGTGGTCACTCGCGATGTTCCCGCGTTTGCGTTGGTGATGGGATCGCCCGCCCGACGCGTCGCCGATGTCTGCAGTTGCGGTCAGCGCTTGCCTGGCAAGTTCGACGATTGCGATTGCGAAGCCTGTGGCGAAACGGCAACCCAACGCGTCCAACGCGGCTTCAAATAG
- a CDS encoding Gfo/Idh/MocA family protein, producing the protein MIRVGIVGLGYWGPNLVRCFSDIEGAKVTAVCDQSRDNLCRITDHFRGVTPFESFQEMLDRDVIDAVVIATPTATHFRLASDALKHGLHVFVEKPLAKTSEECRKLIDLAEQHNRTLFVGHVFLHSAPVMKLREIIASGELGNINYISSRRLNLGPVRTDVSALYDLAPHDISMMLYLLDQQPETVTCSGFDRLNPGIHDVCNVSMKFAGNRMGMIHVSWLDPRKERVLTVVGDKKMAIYDDLEQEKIKIFDKGIDAPPPASGDFADFQMSYRYGGSYSPFVQEREPLKAECADFIRCIVDDAVPLTDGVNGLQVVEVLEAAHHSLHQGGQPVDLVAARSLATS; encoded by the coding sequence ATGATTCGTGTTGGTATCGTTGGCCTCGGCTATTGGGGGCCAAATCTGGTCCGTTGTTTCTCGGACATCGAAGGGGCCAAAGTGACGGCCGTCTGCGACCAAAGTCGCGACAACTTGTGCCGCATCACCGATCACTTCCGCGGCGTCACCCCGTTTGAGAGCTTCCAAGAGATGCTCGATCGCGATGTGATCGATGCCGTCGTGATCGCGACCCCCACGGCAACTCACTTTCGATTGGCCAGCGACGCCCTCAAGCACGGCTTGCACGTATTTGTCGAGAAGCCGTTGGCGAAGACCTCCGAAGAGTGTCGCAAGTTGATCGATCTGGCTGAACAACACAACCGCACGCTGTTTGTTGGGCATGTCTTCCTGCACAGCGCCCCGGTCATGAAGCTCCGCGAAATCATCGCCTCTGGCGAACTGGGGAACATCAATTACATCAGCAGCCGCCGGTTGAACCTGGGCCCCGTCCGCACCGACGTCAGCGCCCTGTACGACCTCGCGCCGCACGATATTTCGATGATGCTGTACCTGTTGGATCAGCAACCCGAAACCGTCACCTGCAGCGGATTCGATCGGCTCAACCCGGGGATTCACGACGTTTGCAATGTCTCGATGAAGTTCGCTGGCAATCGAATGGGAATGATCCACGTCAGCTGGTTGGACCCGCGCAAGGAGCGTGTCTTGACTGTCGTTGGCGACAAAAAGATGGCGATCTACGACGACCTGGAACAGGAGAAGATCAAGATCTTCGATAAGGGAATCGATGCGCCGCCGCCGGCCAGTGGTGACTTCGCCGATTTCCAGATGTCCTACCGCTACGGCGGCAGTTACAGCCCGTTTGTTCAAGAACGCGAACCGCTGAAAGCCGAGTGCGCCGATTTCATTCGTTGCATCGTCGACGACGCGGTGCCACTGACCGATGGCGTCAACGGCTTGCAAGTCGTCGAGGTTCTCGAAGCGGCTCACCATTCGTTGCATCAGGGGGGCCAACCGGTCGATCTGGTCGCTGCCCGCTCGCTTGCGACTTCTTAA
- a CDS encoding DegT/DnrJ/EryC1/StrS family aminotransferase, translating to MIRQLDTDLEISSIPLVDLATQSRQIKEDVLRRMSDVIDSARYILGQEVQEFEEQFAAYCGVDHCVGLANGTDALHMALRALDVGEGDEVITAGNSFAATAFAIAYSGAQAVFVDIDPVDFNIDPNRIEAAITPRTKAIIPVHLYGQPAQMAAIREIADRHGLKIIEDAAQAHGAESNGQRCGSFGDIGCFSFYPGKNLGAFGDAGAAVTNDPELAERLRLLRNYGQKVKNRHDCLGYNCRMDTLQACVLLSKMQHIEDWTNSRRQVAAWYGEALASTDLQLPVERDDARHVYHLYVVRHPQRDAIIESLAAKKIFCGVHYPHPLATATPFQDAKSFPEGLPVCTSAASAILSLPMYPEMTQQHVAVVAKALVEFGC from the coding sequence ATGATCCGCCAACTCGATACCGATCTCGAAATCAGCTCGATCCCGCTCGTCGATCTGGCCACCCAATCGCGTCAGATCAAAGAAGACGTTTTGCGGCGGATGTCCGACGTGATCGATTCGGCTCGCTACATTCTCGGACAAGAGGTCCAGGAGTTCGAAGAGCAATTCGCCGCCTATTGCGGTGTCGATCATTGCGTCGGTTTGGCTAATGGAACCGATGCCCTGCACATGGCGCTGCGAGCTCTCGACGTCGGCGAAGGTGACGAAGTCATCACCGCCGGCAATTCGTTTGCCGCGACAGCGTTTGCCATCGCCTACTCCGGCGCTCAAGCGGTTTTTGTCGACATCGATCCGGTCGACTTCAACATCGATCCCAATCGGATCGAAGCCGCGATCACGCCGCGGACCAAAGCGATCATCCCCGTCCATTTGTACGGCCAGCCGGCGCAGATGGCTGCGATTCGCGAGATCGCCGACCGGCATGGCTTAAAAATCATCGAAGACGCCGCCCAGGCGCATGGTGCCGAGAGCAACGGTCAACGCTGCGGATCGTTTGGCGACATCGGATGTTTCAGTTTTTATCCCGGCAAAAATCTGGGAGCCTTCGGCGACGCGGGGGCGGCGGTCACCAACGACCCCGAGTTGGCAGAGCGTCTGCGGTTGCTGCGAAACTACGGCCAAAAGGTCAAGAATCGCCACGATTGCTTGGGTTACAACTGCCGCATGGACACGTTGCAGGCCTGCGTGTTGCTGTCGAAAATGCAGCATATCGAGGACTGGACCAACAGCCGCCGGCAGGTTGCGGCTTGGTACGGCGAAGCCCTTGCTAGCACCGATCTGCAGTTGCCGGTCGAGCGCGACGACGCTCGGCACGTCTACCATCTGTACGTCGTTCGGCATCCGCAACGCGACGCGATCATCGAGTCGTTGGCGGCGAAGAAGATCTTCTGCGGAGTCCACTATCCGCATCCGCTGGCGACTGCGACGCCGTTCCAGGATGCCAAATCGTTCCCGGAAGGTTTGCCTGTTTGCACAAGTGCGGCCTCCGCGATTTTGTCGTTGCCGATGTATCCGGAGATGACACAACAGCATGTGGCGGTGGTCGCCAAGGCTTTGGTTGAGTTTGGGTGCTAA
- a CDS encoding GumC family protein, which translates to MTSKNQRNLSHDPAVFFSHRASGIDQSTVIMARASHDSITESAAHHGDGRHAASLRSCLELPFVYKRLIIGCLAVAILLGWAALLVWPRKYESEAKLMLRVGRESVSLDPTATTSQTLMLQKTQEEEVVSALEMLGSRQIAEGVVDELGESSILNGSLPSEGGEPAGLTVVDRVKGLVSGAIDLVATTSGLRDEISNHEVAVRRVQGAVEIKAQKKSNVISVQASAKTPEMAQALVQQTCDTYLKQHLLNSQTAGSHDFFVQQVDAAEAHLNALTDRKSDYMKKRGIVSVEANRALLQEQLATCERELLMATGSLEQVNAEMADLRRKIADTDEEIIAERKEGSDSTWSGMRQQVYELELQEKSLAAKYTPQHRRLIETREQLDGARMIMAKLRSERVDHSMTPNPMKRRMEDDLQRSQTQVVGLQSVVLEKERQRVQLAQQVRELHDWEIELTQMDRDIESSAASLKKLVEKLEEARVIEELRNQQISNVSVFQPATFVERPASPNKRILAAGFVMLGLCSGVGLAFLREIGSDTMRTAEHVESSLRYPVLTKIPHQPRLELGNSIRRLDDAGDIRTRCRSIIGDLMLSRAQPIGEPPRGRSLGVIGIEPGCGASTLAAALAMVSSDDCGLKTILIDADGRTRSVSKAFGLQNAPGLLELSAGDAAVEQCVQQLSDSKLALLPYASPSANASDADSVDRHDPRQTIEAFQQANDLVIIDFPPASLPDQALSLAQTLDYVVVVVESEKTKVAQAQRFLNRFAGSDTEVIGIVLNKTRNYAPAMFSGA; encoded by the coding sequence ATGACTTCAAAGAACCAACGTAACCTGAGCCACGATCCGGCTGTCTTTTTCTCGCACCGCGCGTCGGGAATCGATCAATCGACAGTGATCATGGCGCGTGCCAGCCACGATTCGATCACCGAATCGGCGGCCCATCATGGCGATGGCCGTCACGCCGCCAGTCTGCGTTCGTGTTTGGAGTTGCCGTTTGTCTACAAGCGATTGATCATCGGTTGCCTTGCGGTTGCGATCCTCTTGGGCTGGGCAGCGCTGCTTGTCTGGCCGCGGAAGTATGAATCCGAAGCCAAGTTGATGTTACGGGTCGGCCGCGAGAGCGTTTCGCTGGACCCGACGGCAACGACCAGCCAGACGCTGATGTTGCAGAAGACGCAAGAGGAAGAAGTCGTTTCAGCGCTGGAAATGTTGGGCAGCCGTCAGATCGCCGAAGGCGTGGTCGATGAGCTCGGCGAGTCTTCGATCCTCAATGGCAGCCTGCCCAGCGAAGGCGGCGAGCCGGCCGGTCTAACCGTTGTCGATCGCGTCAAAGGTTTGGTGAGTGGTGCGATCGATCTGGTCGCGACGACGTCCGGTCTTCGCGACGAAATCTCCAACCACGAAGTTGCGGTTCGCCGCGTCCAAGGGGCCGTCGAAATCAAGGCTCAAAAGAAGTCGAACGTGATCTCGGTGCAAGCCTCTGCCAAGACGCCCGAGATGGCTCAAGCATTGGTTCAACAAACCTGCGATACCTATCTGAAACAACATCTACTGAATTCGCAAACCGCCGGATCGCATGACTTCTTCGTGCAACAAGTCGATGCCGCGGAAGCTCATTTGAATGCGTTGACCGATCGCAAATCGGACTACATGAAAAAGCGTGGCATCGTTTCGGTTGAAGCGAACCGTGCGTTGTTGCAAGAACAATTGGCGACCTGCGAACGCGAGCTGCTGATGGCCACTGGTTCGCTGGAACAGGTGAACGCCGAAATGGCCGATCTTCGCCGCAAGATCGCTGACACCGACGAAGAGATCATCGCCGAACGTAAGGAAGGTTCCGATAGCACCTGGAGCGGCATGCGTCAGCAGGTCTACGAACTGGAACTGCAAGAGAAAAGCCTGGCGGCCAAATACACGCCGCAGCATCGGCGGTTGATCGAAACTCGCGAACAATTGGACGGGGCGCGGATGATCATGGCGAAGCTGCGCAGCGAACGAGTCGACCACAGCATGACTCCCAACCCGATGAAGCGTCGTATGGAAGACGATCTGCAGCGGTCGCAAACTCAGGTCGTCGGATTGCAGAGCGTCGTGCTGGAGAAAGAACGCCAGCGGGTCCAGTTGGCGCAACAGGTTCGCGAACTGCACGACTGGGAAATCGAACTGACACAAATGGATCGCGACATCGAATCCTCCGCCGCCAGCCTGAAGAAGCTGGTCGAAAAACTGGAGGAGGCTCGCGTGATCGAAGAACTGCGCAACCAACAGATCTCCAACGTGAGCGTCTTTCAGCCGGCGACGTTTGTCGAACGTCCCGCCAGCCCCAACAAACGGATCCTCGCCGCGGGCTTTGTGATGTTGGGATTGTGCAGCGGGGTGGGACTGGCGTTCCTGCGTGAAATCGGCAGCGACACGATGCGGACCGCCGAACATGTCGAATCGAGCTTGCGATATCCCGTGCTGACAAAAATCCCGCACCAACCGCGATTGGAACTGGGCAATTCGATCCGCCGACTCGACGATGCAGGCGATATCCGCACGCGTTGTCGATCGATCATCGGGGACCTGATGCTCTCGCGTGCGCAACCGATTGGTGAGCCGCCGCGAGGTCGATCGCTGGGCGTGATCGGGATCGAGCCAGGTTGTGGAGCGAGCACGTTGGCCGCGGCGTTGGCGATGGTCAGCAGCGACGACTGCGGACTGAAAACAATATTGATCGATGCCGATGGACGAACCCGTTCGGTTTCGAAGGCCTTCGGTTTGCAGAACGCTCCCGGGCTGTTGGAGCTCTCTGCGGGGGACGCCGCCGTCGAACAGTGCGTCCAGCAACTGTCCGACAGCAAGCTGGCGCTGTTGCCTTACGCATCGCCGTCGGCAAACGCATCGGACGCGGATTCCGTCGATCGCCACGATCCGCGACAGACGATCGAAGCGTTCCAACAAGCCAACGATCTTGTGATCATCGACTTCCCGCCAGCGTCGCTCCCCGACCAAGCCTTGTCGCTCGCCCAGACGTTGGATTACGTCGTGGTCGTGGTCGAATCGGAAAAGACCAAAGTTGCCCAAGCCCAGCGGTTCTTGAATCGCTTTGCCGGTAGCGATACCGAAGTGATTGGTATCGTTCTCAACAAGACGCGGAACTATGCTCCGGCGATGTTCTCGGGCGCGTAA
- a CDS encoding flippase, which translates to MTTMGKIRRNAVAIFTGDLVNKASTFAVYAMLSRYTSLESFGLLQFGLLVLYTFNVFAAAGLPTLLTRRVARHANRSRHLLYHGYAGALASSLLAMLGMILFAFVMRYDAEMRWVLCLLSIAIVPYALTLVAEAVIRGRERMHLIALANLPGNALLVGGAFAVLSQGYSIYWLAAVVITARTATFLLTHAMASYCCQHSLAVPGVGFRVGMKQLKHSLVFFGNDGVNAIWSALDQVMLSKFASEREIGLLGSSYQILQPILMVYRAVGTSAFPTLCYTASRDAIAEMVQSLIGLLWRLSTPAAIGLFLLADEILVFAYGNEEFRAAAVVIRILVFTLFLDPVTPLLGHALWATKNEAVVLRIVLVNLMANVVVGCLLISQFGLIGAAVTYVSINFFNVLQHKYYFRREIAPLALGREWLRGLPATLCLLAVVACFVQWDAVRAGQHHWISLGQAIIALTLGMIVYVPLAFPGLCSHGVRMVTGKLEKA; encoded by the coding sequence ATGACAACGATGGGCAAGATCCGCCGCAATGCGGTCGCAATTTTCACGGGCGATCTGGTCAACAAGGCGAGCACGTTTGCTGTCTATGCGATGCTGTCGCGGTACACCAGTCTCGAGTCCTTCGGGCTGCTGCAGTTCGGCTTGCTGGTCCTGTATACCTTTAATGTCTTCGCCGCCGCGGGGCTGCCAACTCTGCTGACCCGCCGCGTCGCGCGGCACGCCAATCGGTCGCGGCATCTGCTGTACCATGGCTACGCCGGCGCCCTGGCCTCTTCGCTTCTGGCGATGCTGGGAATGATCCTGTTTGCCTTTGTGATGCGGTACGACGCCGAGATGCGGTGGGTGCTGTGTCTGCTGTCGATCGCGATCGTTCCCTATGCGTTGACCTTGGTCGCCGAAGCGGTGATCCGCGGCCGCGAGCGGATGCATTTGATCGCCCTGGCGAATCTGCCCGGCAACGCTTTGCTAGTCGGCGGCGCGTTTGCGGTGCTGTCGCAGGGCTACAGCATCTATTGGTTGGCCGCCGTGGTGATCACCGCTCGAACCGCGACGTTTCTGCTGACACATGCGATGGCGTCGTACTGCTGTCAGCATTCGCTGGCGGTCCCTGGCGTCGGGTTCCGCGTCGGCATGAAACAACTGAAACACTCGCTTGTCTTTTTCGGCAACGACGGCGTCAACGCGATCTGGTCGGCGCTGGACCAAGTGATGCTGTCGAAGTTTGCCAGCGAGCGAGAGATCGGTCTGCTCGGTTCTTCGTATCAAATCCTGCAACCGATTCTGATGGTCTACCGTGCCGTTGGGACCAGTGCGTTCCCGACCTTGTGCTACACCGCGTCGCGCGATGCGATTGCCGAGATGGTTCAGTCGCTGATCGGGTTGCTGTGGCGATTGAGTACGCCGGCGGCGATCGGGCTGTTCCTGTTGGCCGACGAAATCCTCGTGTTTGCGTACGGCAATGAAGAGTTCCGCGCCGCCGCGGTCGTGATCCGAATCCTTGTCTTCACGCTCTTCCTGGATCCGGTGACTCCGTTGTTGGGTCACGCGTTGTGGGCGACTAAAAACGAGGCAGTGGTGCTGCGGATCGTGTTGGTCAACCTGATGGCGAACGTTGTCGTCGGATGCCTGTTGATCAGCCAATTTGGTTTGATCGGAGCCGCGGTGACTTACGTGAGCATCAATTTCTTCAACGTTTTACAACACAAATACTACTTCCGTCGCGAGATCGCTCCATTGGCCTTGGGCCGAGAATGGCTGCGTGGTCTCCCCGCGACCCTCTGCCTGTTGGCGGTCGTTGCCTGTTTTGTGCAATGGGATGCGGTGCGTGCTGGACAGCACCACTGGATCAGCCTCGGGCAGGCAATCATCGCGCTGACTCTGGGAATGATCGTCTACGTGCCGCTTGCCTTTCCCGGGCTGTGTTCGCACGGCGTTCGCATGGTGACTGGAAAATTGGAAAAGGCATAA
- a CDS encoding glycosyltransferase family 4 protein, protein MSTNSAMHLGVVASVKHGFEHFVHRELSFFESRGAKISVYPTKFQAGLYGPRPTWNVYRWGLISLMFANLGTLLSRPASYLRLLAEAIRHRAVVDFVLAVYFAGKMRDVDLIYATFGDRKLFIAYFCKQLLNKPLICTIHAYEIYENPNPAMFARAVAACDQITTVTNYNREQLKSRYGIDPQRIEVVRLSIDLQTYRPERKFVVLIVGYFAQKKGHRILLEALRKIDNSEFELWVVGTGRDSADSVDVKALAAEMGLESQVAFFNGLSGTALRAVYHACDVFCLPSHHDDHGGAEGFPTVIIEAMACGKPVISTRHVEIPAIVEQILVDEKDVDGLADALLQTYRSAELREQMGERNRELAAEHFSHSNVKRTEAMMRAACGLPPLVEPEASPVEMQHESLTT, encoded by the coding sequence ATGTCAACCAATAGTGCGATGCATCTGGGAGTCGTGGCGTCGGTCAAACACGGCTTCGAACACTTCGTCCATCGCGAGCTTTCGTTTTTCGAGAGCCGCGGCGCGAAGATCAGCGTCTATCCGACGAAGTTCCAAGCCGGATTGTACGGACCACGCCCGACCTGGAACGTCTATCGATGGGGGCTGATCTCGCTGATGTTTGCGAATCTGGGCACGCTGCTATCGCGGCCGGCCAGCTACCTGCGACTGCTTGCCGAAGCGATCCGTCATCGCGCTGTCGTCGACTTTGTCCTAGCGGTCTATTTCGCTGGCAAGATGCGCGACGTCGATCTGATCTACGCCACTTTCGGCGACCGCAAGTTGTTCATCGCCTACTTCTGCAAACAACTGCTCAACAAGCCGCTGATCTGCACGATCCACGCCTACGAGATCTACGAGAATCCAAACCCGGCGATGTTCGCTCGCGCGGTTGCCGCGTGCGACCAGATCACGACGGTGACCAATTACAACCGCGAGCAGCTGAAGTCGCGATACGGCATCGATCCACAGCGGATCGAGGTCGTGCGACTCTCGATCGATCTGCAGACCTACCGACCGGAGCGGAAGTTTGTCGTCTTGATCGTCGGCTACTTCGCTCAGAAAAAAGGGCACCGCATCCTGTTGGAAGCGCTTCGCAAAATCGACAACTCCGAATTCGAACTCTGGGTCGTCGGCACCGGTCGCGATTCGGCCGACTCGGTCGACGTCAAAGCCCTCGCCGCGGAGATGGGACTGGAATCGCAGGTCGCGTTTTTCAACGGCCTCTCGGGGACCGCACTGCGGGCTGTCTACCACGCTTGCGACGTCTTCTGCCTGCCCAGTCATCACGACGACCACGGCGGGGCGGAAGGTTTTCCGACGGTGATCATCGAAGCGATGGCGTGCGGGAAACCGGTGATCAGCACGCGGCACGTCGAGATTCCGGCGATCGTCGAACAGATCCTGGTCGACGAAAAAGATGTCGATGGCCTGGCGGACGCCTTATTGCAAACGTATCGTTCCGCAGAGCTGCGAGAACAGATGGGAGAACGAAATCGTGAACTTGCTGCGGAACATTTCTCGCATTCGAATGTTAAAAGAACCGAAGCGATGATGCGCGCCGCCTGCGGTCTGCCGCCGCTGGTCGAACCGGAAGCGAGTCCGGTCGAGATGCAACATGAGTCATTGACAACGTGA
- a CDS encoding O-antigen ligase family protein, giving the protein MSLALNSSATARRPSFDRLLMFWVPVIVLAVLVIRNDARMAYAQSANGAAVEAADLAENAGTGTRERQLLFLALGATGGMLLWRDQRTNRRPIYWPIMLLLGLLFAYGCCSVVWSDSPFLTVKRMIVLGCLALGAVGIGKVWSTRDFCLALIGWTLLFVVLSVAAELANGVFLRGGDYRFSGVFHPNKQVFFCAFLFLCSSCMYQSERKRVYLAIAIFALIAVILTKSRTGTAACLLAGAWLWWSYLPRNWIVNLAVAGSILFSIGLIGLGASGEEVSLLSAARMGREDELSDPTKLTGRLPIWTETLSAFINQPLLGFGYGAFWSPERIRYFESQNGWAFSHAHSIYIESAVNWGLLGVFIMLMIVVATVRRAKYLLRTHERMAGRWMIALLILAAIAGLAESAFVADGFEAIVLCASIGLVACHGPVPPARGMR; this is encoded by the coding sequence ATGTCTCTTGCACTCAACTCATCCGCAACCGCACGGCGACCATCGTTCGACCGCTTGCTGATGTTTTGGGTTCCCGTGATCGTGCTGGCGGTGCTGGTGATCCGCAACGATGCTCGCATGGCGTACGCTCAATCGGCCAACGGTGCCGCGGTCGAAGCGGCTGATCTGGCGGAAAACGCCGGCACCGGAACACGCGAACGCCAGTTGTTGTTCCTCGCCTTGGGAGCGACCGGCGGGATGTTGTTGTGGCGCGATCAAAGGACCAACCGACGGCCGATCTATTGGCCGATCATGCTGCTGTTGGGGCTGTTGTTCGCCTACGGTTGCTGTTCGGTCGTCTGGTCCGATTCGCCCTTCTTAACCGTCAAACGGATGATCGTGTTGGGCTGTCTTGCGCTCGGCGCGGTTGGAATCGGCAAGGTCTGGAGCACCCGCGATTTCTGTCTGGCTCTGATCGGTTGGACGCTGTTGTTTGTCGTGCTCAGCGTCGCCGCCGAACTCGCCAACGGCGTCTTCTTGCGAGGCGGAGACTACCGATTTTCAGGAGTCTTTCATCCGAACAAACAGGTCTTCTTCTGTGCGTTTCTGTTCCTGTGCAGTTCATGCATGTATCAAAGCGAACGGAAGCGGGTCTATCTGGCGATCGCGATCTTCGCTCTGATCGCGGTCATATTAACGAAGTCGCGAACCGGTACCGCCGCCTGCCTGTTGGCGGGAGCTTGGTTGTGGTGGAGCTATCTGCCGCGGAACTGGATCGTCAACCTGGCTGTCGCCGGATCGATCTTGTTCAGCATCGGACTGATCGGGCTCGGGGCGAGTGGCGAAGAGGTCTCGTTGCTTTCGGCGGCGCGGATGGGACGCGAGGATGAACTCTCCGATCCGACCAAGTTGACAGGCCGATTGCCGATTTGGACCGAGACCCTTTCCGCCTTCATCAACCAGCCGTTGTTAGGCTTTGGATACGGCGCGTTTTGGTCGCCTGAGCGGATTCGATATTTCGAATCGCAGAACGGTTGGGCGTTCAGCCATGCCCATTCGATCTACATCGAATCGGCAGTCAATTGGGGACTGTTGGGCGTCTTTATCATGCTGATGATCGTTGTCGCCACGGTGCGACGCGCGAAATACCTGCTGCGAACCCACGAACGGATGGCCGGTCGTTGGATGATCGCGCTTTTGATCCTCGCCGCGATCGCGGGGCTCGCCGAATCGGCGTTTGTCGCCGACGGATTTGAAGCGATCGTGTTGTGTGCCAGTATTGGATTGGTCGCCTGCCATGGTCCAGTTCCTCCCGCCAGGGGAATGCGATGA